TTAATCTGGTCAAATTCAAAACCATTGTATAGCTCCGTACCTGATATATCGCTTGCAGGAATAAAAACGTTTTCCTCCAATTCCGAAACTGTAAAGCCTTTAGCCTCCAACCCTGATACTTTTTCAAACGAAACACCTTGGTTATTGATTATATTGTTTTCAAAATCAATTCCATCTATTGAGTCGTGAGCTACAATAGGCTGCTGATCTCCCTTATCGTTATAAATAAGATTATTGGCTACAATTGTACGAATAGGTCTAGCGGACCGGATTTCAGAAAGCGGAAGAATTTCTTTTTGGTCCACATTTGTCCCTACTCCAAACTGCCACGGCGAATCACAGTTAATCCATGAGTTATTGGCAACCACTACGTCCGTTACTTGTAAATATCTATTAAGAGGTGATTTTGGAATACCGTTCATCACAGCAAGTGGGCTTCTAAAAGTCTTCCCTTTCAAATTAAAGAAGTAATTATTTGTGACCCAATGACCAGTACCAATCAGCCTAACCCCTCCTATTTGCTCAGAATCAGTATCGCCTATAAAATAATTTCCATCTATTAAACAGTAATTACCATGTCTCGTTACCAAAGAACCTTCGCTCTTATAAAAGACATTGTTCCTAAATTCATTAAAGTTTGTTTTACTAGAAATAATCTCTACTTCCCCATTACATCTATCAAAGAAATTATTTGATACAACCGTATAGCTTGGAGCCATTGAGGTATAACTATTACCTAGTTGTATGGTTTCTGCGCTGGGACCACCTTTAGGAGGCCTTGGACCAAAATAGTTATCATGGATTTTGTGATGATTCTTTATGCTTTTGTTTCCTGCTAAATCAATCCTCACCGTAGGTCCTCGGTTAGATTTACCGGCAATGTAACAATGGTCCAACTCGTTGTAACGACCGTTAAAAAGTACCCAAAGATCCGTTTGGTTTCTTTGAGCTTTATTGAAGTCTAAAATTACTGTATTAGTAACACGAGAATGGTTGGCAACCGTATCTTTGTTAATTGCAAAATCTATAACAGCATCAGAAGGAGATGCACCATTGGTAAAGTACAAGCCGCTAACAATCAAGTACTCTCCCCCAAGTTTTAAATCAGATTGACCACTAATAATCACTTTGCCCGCAGTTTCTGCTCTTAAAATAATAGGCTGTTTCTCATTACCATAACCAACAAACTTTATTTGTATATCATTCCAATTACCATTAGCCATAATGATTTCATCACCGGGACTGGCGGTATGTATTGCTGTATTCAGTTCAGTGATATCTTTTACGTAGGTTCCTTCTTCTTTAGTTTTTTTTGCAAAAGAAAAGTATAAAAAAGCTGCACTTATTACTAATAAACTAGTTTTCATTATTCAAGTGTATTGAGAGCGTTTGTTCTATTTGATTCTTTAAATCGATAAGAATATTGAGTAATTCTTCTTGATTTAATTGGTTTACCAAACTGGTTTACCAAATATAACTTATTTATTATTCTAAACAAAGTATTTAGCCATATCGAATAGTATTAATTAGTTAATCATTATATTCTTTTTCCTATATTTTTAACTAACCACATTCCCCTTCCTATATTAATTGATGTTCATCTATAACAAGAAACACTTGGTCTAAATCTTCAAATCTTTTTTAAAACGGCTAGTTATATACTTCTAACTTAAAATCCCTATCATGAAGTTTAAAGACCTACTATTTGTTAGTGCTTCCTTAGTAATATTTGG
This genomic interval from Zobellia roscoffensis contains the following:
- a CDS encoding chondroitinase-B domain-containing protein, whose amino-acid sequence is MKTSLLVISAAFLYFSFAKKTKEEGTYVKDITELNTAIHTASPGDEIIMANGNWNDIQIKFVGYGNEKQPIILRAETAGKVIISGQSDLKLGGEYLIVSGLYFTNGASPSDAVIDFAINKDTVANHSRVTNTVILDFNKAQRNQTDLWVLFNGRYNELDHCYIAGKSNRGPTVRIDLAGNKSIKNHHKIHDNYFGPRPPKGGPSAETIQLGNSYTSMAPSYTVVSNNFFDRCNGEVEIISSKTNFNEFRNNVFYKSEGSLVTRHGNYCLIDGNYFIGDTDSEQIGGVRLIGTGHWVTNNYFFNLKGKTFRSPLAVMNGIPKSPLNRYLQVTDVVVANNSWINCDSPWQFGVGTNVDQKEILPLSEIRSARPIRTIVANNLIYNDKGDQQPIVAHDSIDGIDFENNIINNQGVSFEKVSGLEAKGFTVSELEENVFIPASDISGTELYNGFEFDQIKTDIFGNFREDKNSVGAIVETPSEKPNLMDRSQYGPDWFTSEATNSVVNKTHSVGSVSQLTKAIQKAKSGDTIVLTSNRYKLKTPLKIEKDLTIRSEDKSKKAIIQYNGQEKTPAFEMNPKGELTLIDLILKGTGEQYAFASLKNNMSSLYNLSVVDSKISDFDYVLKAYKLSFSEYIKFKSTAITNCANGIELSEETDDRGEYNAENILINACQFKEVGKNVIDYYRGGYDESTVGGNLVVTNSSFTKCGAQEEDGVLLNTYGIINVELSGNKFLDNPVKFVARLWGAKNNTHSNNEIKNSGELIVEENLPLKLMY